aGTGTAAATTGCATTGAAAACTTCAAACAATTAatctatataataaataattaaatacataaatattAAATGGTGTCATCTAATTGGTGGAAGGTACACTaccatctttttgtgatgggtagagaagttgtaaCTCAATTATAGTGTCTCTAATTTTGCAACTCAACATAATTATTTTAAACTGGTCCACAATGTCAGAACATATCTAAACAATCTGGAACCGTCGATAGCTTATCTTAAGctataaaattaatttcaattttctATGTTAAGAGTTTAATTAAGATACCTTTCATGATTCTATAAAATTCATTCTATCATTTAAACATGCTCCAATTGAGAGAAAAACTATGGAACACTTGGTATATATAGAGACAAACCCTTTTCTTTATTGATTGAAAtatgaaaatatgacaaaaacATTATTGAATTTCAATCTAATGGAGAAATTCCAGAAAACAAAACATGATATTGAAATGAAACCCTAACAGAAAATACTCAATGACAAATAAAAACAGTACACAAACTTGAAATTTTGAATCTATTTTGAAGCAGAAACAAGGCTATCATATTTAGCTTTGAAATAGCCGAAAAGAGGTTCTCTTGGAGGCACAAATTCCATGACAATTGAATGGTTGAGAAATTCTTGGCTCCAATCGTAAAGCTTTGGAAACTTTTCAGCAGTGAACAATTCAAACCCTGCTACCTCTTGAACCAAAGGGATCCAAAAAGCTATGAAAACAGCAGCAATGTCCACAAAATCAATCTCTTCTCCTCCAAAGAACTTGTCCTTCAGCTCATTCTCAAGAGACTGAAGAGCCTCAgatgattcttcaatattcttctcACGCGCTTTCTCATCGTTAACAGCAAAAACAGCTCTAAAAAAAGGCGCCGCAATCTGATCATTTAAAAATCAATCTTTATTAGTTTGTATAGGTTAAAGATGCATCAATAATGCCCGTTAAATCAACTCAATTAATAGATGCTGAGACATCATATTATACAAGGTTATGAATTTGAACCCACAACAAAAAATTTATTAGACAAATAAAACAATTGTATCAATAACATTTCAGTGGTGATGCCAAATATTACAACGCAACAACGacgaaaaatctaaaaaatttacCTTATCATCGATGACCTTGGCCCAAAATCGAGCCACAGCTTTTTGGTAAGGATCAGAGGGCAAAATGGGATTTTGCTTCCAAGTCTCATCAATGTATTCAATAATCACAAGAGATTCTGATATAGGCTTCTCATTGTGAACAAAAACTGGAACCTTCTTATGAACAGGATTGTATTTGAGAAGAAGATCACTTTTGTTGGCCAAGTCTTCTTGAACAAATTTGTATTCAATTCCCTTCAATTTCAGAGCAATTTGTACTCTACATACAAATGGGCTTCCAACAACTCCTATAAGTGTCACTTCTTCTTGATTTGTAGCCATTGCACCAATATTAAGTGAATTTGTTTTAATGTATGAAAACTAACTAAGGTCTTGTGTGGTTTTATAGAGTTTGGAAGGTTCTATTCCATCAAATTCATCtcccaaattattttataattcataaatttattataataatttcattGAAATAGTATgcattattttctttattagtgtaaaattgaaaataaaacctTTATTCAATGAAtagtaaataattatattattcccCATTAACGCATTTGGAAAGAAGTGGTGTAAGACATTACATCAGCCGTATGTGTATGGATGAAATGAATTAATTGTTGTTGGGCTAAGAAGAAAATCATTATTTCCAGATATGCATGGAATAATCTACACTCTTGAGAATTTCTGTTAATCAAATAtccttatttatttaaaatttattttttcccTTATTAGTTCttggaaatatatttttttcaaaaaaatagaaTTGAATCAATGTAATttagtaaaattaattaattctattCATTGTATGAATAGAGAATATTCCCCTTATTCCGAATTGTATGTGAGATACATTATCAAATGAGTATCAAatgcattttcttcttcttttagtATGTTATTTACTACTTGTTATTCTATCATtttaatgaatcatttgagtaggtaatattaactattattatcAGTGTTTTAAGaaccggaccggacatcaaaccggtaagggtattgggtcactggtttattggtcgaatcactgggtcactggtcTAAACACATgactaaaccggattaaaccggataactcggttgaatagaccggtcataacaaaattatataggtataaaatctatcgaaccggatgattcagtccctacaaaatataactagtacttaaatttttttgaaaacatcatattataaaaaaattcacaagttcataatttaaatttaaattttacacATGGGTGTCACACACAatcaaatagtacataattataaaatataaataaaactttaatcgcaacataatttaattgaataatttataacaaaataattcctaaatttaattttaataaaagaaaaattatttcaatgtttGGAATCTCCTTTTTCAATATCAAAATTATctgtaacaaaatcaaccgcatctacaaccattttttttaattttatttattttattttatttatatttatatttttaattaaaatagtcaaaatgacattgttttaattttttaaaataaaaaaatggaaaaatgcatttaaaccaccggttcacAAAAACCGCCGGTTTTTCCGATTTTACCGATTTAcaccggttcacaccggttcaatgacatttccgatccagctattgaaccagaccggttacctggccgatTCCCGGttcggccggtccggtccggtttttaaaactatgattaTTATTgcaaatcacaataaaaaccgcGTCATAACACCACATCGGCCGCATCATAACACCGCATCGGCCGCATCATGCCGCATCAGACCGCATCAGGCTGCAAGAGATTATGCAATGCTCGCAAAAATTATTTGGTCTACcttcttttttaattatatcgtagatttaagatatattttaaaaggaTTAGTTATATTCAAAAGGGTGACgaattattaatgaaatttatatgaaaatttagAGAGGAAATCGAAGATATGTGAAAtcgaaaattaataataatatatcattttttatattcataaatatGAATTCACACCGCAACGACCGCATTCCGCATCGCAACACCCGCAATAGCCGCAACCGCAGTGACTACAACCGCAACCGCATCCGcagccgcaaccgcaatttaaaaccatggttatGATCGATTCAAGGCCAAACTTTGTGGGCCTCCCCTAAATCCTGTATTGGTTAAAGCTTTGAATAATTTGTGGAAGGTAAAAATTCCTTCTAAAACTCTGTTTTTTCTTTGGCGCTCTATTCATAACAGAATTGCAATTAAAGATCAATTGTTTAAGAGGAGAATTTTGGTGGATAATAATGACTTAATTTGTGTTATGTGTTTGACGGAGTGTTTCCATTGATTTCTAGTAAACAATCGTCAGTTTTTCAAATTATTAAATGTATTTTGGTAACTTGCAGGATCGATTAGATTGATCCTAAGGACATGTGTTTAAAAGTTTATGATTGTTATGTCTGAGTTCATATACTTCGAATGTAAAACTAATGTAAAGACAATAAAGTATGTAAAGACAAAAATCTGAATAAAAGACTTAAAAGGCTTCGATGACAATTATCAAAGACAAGACTCAAAAAGAAATTATATGTAAATGACTAGAATTTGTAAAATCGAGACAATGTAAATTACAAATGGTGTTACACTTATATACTCAATGTCAACTCTTTCTCTTTCACTTGGTACTTGAGAGATTTTTTGAGTGATtggtacaaaatgaacacccttgaATCCAGCTACTAAGATCCCTATTTATACTACCGTTCTCTGTATTCAGGGTCACTATACCATTTCCTCTAAATCTCCTCTTCATGATTGAGGGAAAATACCTTGAGTTTGAGTCCCATCTCTAATTTCTCTGAATTTCTTCCTTAAAATTCCTTCCTTGCGTTGCAAGTTTTGTCAAACATTATTAGTTGTTTCCACGCGCATGCTTGTTATTAAAAGTAAGTTTGGTACATGTACAGTTTCCTTGAATTAACAGGAGGAGTAGTTGGATACCTCAATTAGGGTTGAAATTCTCAAGCCATACACCACACAGTTTTTGTCTGTCTTAGTTTCAATAACAAGCATAGTTCAACTTTGGTGAAATTCATGAGCTAAGCACAACAAGCACATTTTGATAAAAgcatttgttgaaataatgaaatAAACACTGTACAGTTTGTTGATCAAGGTATATAAATGGATTGGTGAAATGGTGTAGGATAGGTACTGTAGGCTATAGCTTGgctattatgattttggtttttaTGCAGGTGAATAGTATTGTCATGTTTGTTGTGTTGAATAGTAATGATTCATTGTTACTCTAAAGagaaacatatttttgtataatttgcATTGTTctaaaatgacttataataaaaaaacagagGGATTATAAACATTATAAATTTacctataaaaatatataaaaattataatagtaAGGAGTCTACTGTAGTTAATTTACATTGCCAAATTAATAAAAACACtccaattatattattattatttttaattattatttggagAAGCTAAGGGCAAATAAGATGAGTAACCCCATTGTTAGCCCAAAGTACATTGCAAGAAAAAGATACCAATTGGAAAAGCTAGTCGCTGCTGCTGCTGTTGCTTGAATAATCCTTCACAATAGTTACTGGGCATGGGGAATGAACCATCACAAAGTTGCTAACACTTCCAAGTAATATCCTATATTTTTATACCATGAAACAAACACGTCCAAAAGacaaaaaatcacaataaataaAGAGGAAAATACTAATTTTATCCATATTAACAttgaacaaaaaattaaaaatatgaagCCATAAATAAGTATGAACCTTTTGATTGTGCTAAGGCCTCTGCTTCCCAAAACCAGGGCATCTAGCTTAAGATCTTCAATAGAGTCCATAAGTTTCTGTCTTGCATCACCCCAATACAATTTTGCAACAACGCTCACCTACAAAAGTAAAATCtcacaagtatcaacaaaataaataaaaatctttGTATCTAGAGAGACTCTAACAAAA
The Vicia villosa cultivar HV-30 ecotype Madison, WI linkage group LG6, Vvil1.0, whole genome shotgun sequence genome window above contains:
- the LOC131609329 gene encoding probable glutathione S-transferase, producing MATNQEEVTLIGVVGSPFVCRVQIALKLKGIEYKFVQEDLANKSDLLLKYNPVHKKVPVFVHNEKPISESLVIIEYIDETWKQNPILPSDPYQKAVARFWAKVIDDKIAAPFFRAVFAVNDEKAREKNIEESSEALQSLENELKDKFFGGEEIDFVDIAAVFIAFWIPLVQEVAGFELFTAEKFPKLYDWSQEFLNHSIVMEFVPPREPLFGYFKAKYDSLVSASK